DNA from Hyalangium minutum:
GTTGCGCGCGGTCTTGGTGCCGCGCTTCGTGGAAGAAGAAGAGGACTTCGCGCTGCTCTTGCCCGGGCGGGACGGGGGGCGCGGATCCAGGCCGTGGCTGATCAGGTCCATGGCGGCGTCCAGCACGCGCTCCAGGCCGGGATCCTCCTCCCAGATGACCCAGCGCATCCCGAGGAAGTCACCGATGCCCATCAGGCAGTAGGCGAGCGCCTCTGGGTCCATGCGGCGGATCTCCCCGTTCTCCATGGCCTGGGTGAGGCCGCGCACGTAGCCCCGGGCGAAGCGGTCGTAGTAGCGCCGGTAGCACTCCTCGTCGACGAACTCGGCCTGGCGGACCACGCGGTAGAGGTTGGGGTGCTCGCGGGCAAACTCGAAGAAGGCGCGCAGGCCCTCGCGCTCCACCTCGATGCGGTCGGTGACGCCCTTCACGGACTCGGCGATGAGGCGGCGGAGGCGCTCGCCCAGCTCGTCCACGACTTCCACGAAGATGGACTGCTTGTCCGGGAAGTAAACGTAGAAGGTGCCGAGCGCGACGCCGCTCTTTCGGGTAATATCCGCGATGGACGCGCGCTCGTAGCCCTTCTCCCCGAAGATGACCTCGGCCGCCCGCAGCAGCTTCTGGCGCGTCTTCTGGCCTCGGGGCGTCACGGGGAGCATCCGGTCGGATGAAGTTGAAGGGCGATTCATGTTTCATGTACGGGTAGCACCCTGCCGCGGGGCTTGTCAAAACCTCCGTGGCTGGAATCC
Protein-coding regions in this window:
- a CDS encoding TetR/AcrR family transcriptional regulator, with protein sequence MNRPSTSSDRMLPVTPRGQKTRQKLLRAAEVIFGEKGYERASIADITRKSGVALGTFYVYFPDKQSIFVEVVDELGERLRRLIAESVKGVTDRIEVEREGLRAFFEFAREHPNLYRVVRQAEFVDEECYRRYYDRFARGYVRGLTQAMENGEIRRMDPEALAYCLMGIGDFLGMRWVIWEEDPGLERVLDAAMDLISHGLDPRPPSRPGKSSAKSSSSSTKRGTKTARNTVRSTAS